The Methanobacterium lacus genome includes a region encoding these proteins:
- a CDS encoding MTH865 family protein, whose protein sequence is MGVKEEIHAQIMGALAGAKFPLETPEELLGSFPDGAETTCRSGEVELKAGDAGKVLTGEDFPFKSAKEVADVIVERAGL, encoded by the coding sequence ATGGGAGTTAAAGAAGAGATTCATGCACAAATTATGGGAGCACTAGCTGGGGCTAAATTTCCCCTTGAAACACCTGAAGAACTTTTAGGATCATTTCCAGATGGTGCAGAAACAACCTGCAGATCTGGTGAGGTTGAGCTTAAAGCTGGTGATGCAGGTAAAGTATTAACTGGTGAAGATTTCCCATTTAAAAGTGCAAAAGAAGTAGCTGATGTAATTGTTGAAAGGGCAGGTTTGTAA